From the genome of Vigna angularis cultivar LongXiaoDou No.4 chromosome 11, ASM1680809v1, whole genome shotgun sequence, one region includes:
- the LOC108333147 gene encoding probable calcium-binding protein CML48 has protein sequence MSSSYGGYRPQSQYAPSAPQQPPYSSYYQTSTSNVPPPSNSSSNYSYSNVSSSGYPSFPPGTPQDVITSFQMVDRDRSGFIDERELQQALSSGFHRFNLRTIRLLMFLFKNPHQPLAVGPKEFAALWSCLGQWRGIFERYDKDRSGKIDPLELRDALYGIGYAVPGSVLQLLLSKYGDGSGRRVELCFDNFVECGMIIKGLTDKFKEKDTRYTGSATLSYDAFMTMVLPFLVSYD, from the exons ATGTCTTCTTCCTACGGTGGATACCGACCTCAATCTCAGTACGCTCCATCTGCTCCTCAACAACCTCCATATTCAAGTTACTATCAGACTTCTACTTCCAATGTTCCTCCGCCTTCAAATTCTTCCTCCAATTACAGCTATTCCAACGTTTCTTCATCTGGGTATCCAAGTTTTCCACCAGGGACACCCCAGGATGTGATAACCAGCTTTCAGATGGTGGACAGGGATCGGAGTGGCTTCATCGATGAGCGCGAACTGCAACAAGCTCTCTCTTCTGGATTTCACCGTTTTAATCTCAGGACCATTCGTCTCCTTATGTTCCTCTTTAAGAATCCACACCAACCCCTCGCAGTTG GACCAAAGGAATTTGCAGCACTCTGGAGTTGCCTTGGTCAATGGCGA GGCATATTCGAGAGATATGATAAAGACAGGAGTGGGAAAATTGATCCATTAGAACTAAGAGATGCTCTGTATGGTATTGGTTATGCTGTGCCTGGCTCAGTTCTACAACTTCTGCTTTCCAAGTATGGTGatggaagtggaagaagggttGAGCTTTGTTTTGACAATTTTGTCGA GTGTGGGATGATTATTAAG GGTCTCACTGATAAATTCAAGGAGAAGGACACACGTTATACTGGTTCAGCTACACTTTCATACGATGCCTTCATGACCATGGTTCTTCCTTTCCTTGTATCTTATGATTGA
- the LOC108333205 gene encoding rho GTPase-activating protein 5, producing MTEVLLSPPHFPSSSSPPPTTTKTTSTTTNSSPSSSSSFSRNAFLRPHLSLLALLLTLLRKSFLPRKTISSLMDIGSPTNVRHVAHVTFDRFNGFLGLPVEFEPEVPRRPPSASASVFGVSTESMQLSYDSRGNSVPTILLLMQRHLYAQGGLQVEGIFRINADNGQAEHVRDQLNMGVVPEGIDVHCLAGLIKAWFRELPTGILDSLSPEQVMQCQTEEECAEIVRHLPHTEASLLDWAINLMTDVVQHEHVNKMNARNIAMVFAPNMTQMADPISALMYAVQVMNFLKTLVLRTLRERKDSVVESNPRFYVEPSDGDGIQRLLESFQQDTPAENEVAQGSTILEKTGLECSPGSVQNNSTEEEPGTLANSSENLVSNEELYCEFPPVGNMGKGKSGQSSKSNGRKESKKTRGSNP from the exons ATGACCGAGGTCCTCCTCTCCCCACCCCATTTTCCATCTTCTTCAtcaccaccaccaacaacaacaaagaCAACCTCGACCACAACAAACtcatctccttcttcttcctcttcattctcTCGCAATGCCTTTCTCCGACCTCACCTCTCTCTCCTCGCTCTTCTGTTGACTCTTCTCAGGAAATCCTTCCTTCCCCGCAAAACCATCTCCTCCCTCATGGACATAGGCTCACCAACTAACGTACGCCATGTTGCTCATGTCACCTTTGATAGGTTCAACGGTTTCTTGGGTTTGCCTGTTGAGTTTGAACCTGAAGTCCCCAGAAGGCCTCCTAGTGCTAG TGCATCTGTTTTTGGAGTTTCAACAGAATCCATGCAGTTGTCGTATGATTCCAGAGGGAACAGTGTGCCAACTATTCTGCTATTGATGCAAAGGCATCTGTATGCTCAAGGAGGGTTGCAG GTAGAGGGGATTTTCAGAATTAATGCGGACAATGGTCAAGCGGAGCATGTGAGAGATCAATTGAATATGGGAGTAGTTCCAGAAGGCATTGATGTACATTGTTTGGCAGGGCTAATTAAG gCTTGGTTTAGGGAACTTCCTACGGGCATTCTGGATTCATTATCACCGGAGCAGGTCATGCAATGCCAGACAGAGGAGGAGTGTGCTGAAATAGTGAGACATCTACCTCATACTGAAGCTTCACTCTTGGACTGGGCCATCAATCTGATGACTGATGTTGTTCAACATGAACATGTTAATAAGATGAATGCACGTAACATTGCCATGGTTTTTGCACCAAACATGACTCAG ATGGCCGACCCTATATCTGCACTGATGTATGCAGTTCAAGTAATGAACTTCTTGAAGACACTCGTGTTAAGGACACTGCGGGAAAGAAAGGATTCTGTGGTAGAATCTAATCCTAGATTTTATGTAGAACCTTCTGATGGTGATGGAATCCAAAGACTTTTGGAGTCCTTCCAGCAAGATACTCCTGCAGAAAATGAAGTGGCTCAGGGAAGCACTATTTTAGAGAAAACTGGCTTAGAGTGTTCCCCTGGATCAGTCCAAAACAACTCAACTGAAGAAGAACCTGGCACTCTGGCAAACTCTTCTGAGAATCTTGTTAGCAATGAGGAATTATATTGTGAGTTTCCACCCGTAGGAAACATGGGAAAGGGTAAAAGTGGCCAATCAAGTAAATCAAATGGTAGAAAAGAGTCTAAAAAGACTAGAGGCAGCAACCCATAA
- the LOC108333564 gene encoding protein FAF-like, chloroplastic has translation MATCGSLHHILDTLLPENTKLIESLSWNQIKPVKPADQTLSFNEIFGEPSIQPYVSTSSSSEKTNNSNSHKSSDSFSSLSSESLHLCTEGLGFESSDDVEDLKDGTNESWERFKEKEGVKRYASSRVSEYPPPISSIGRSGKPWVCFKSYRSEGRFVLEEIRIPTHEFLHACREDGRLKLNFVHPDDELSEEEDADVESIDEEEENMGEKNDDCVIDHENEQKEISDWSLT, from the coding sequence ATGGCAACATGTGGGAGCCTGCATCACATCTTGGACACCCTATTGCCAGAAAACACAAAACTGATTGAATCCCTCTCATGGAACCAAATAAAGCCCGTAAAACCCGCAGACCAAACCCTTTCCTTCAATGAGATATTTGGAGAACCCTCCATCCAGCCTTACGTTTCTACTTCATCATCAAGTGAGAAAACAAACAACAGCAACAGCCACAAAAGCAGTGATAGCTTCTCATCCTTGAGTTCTGAGAGTTTGCACCTTTGCACTGAGGGTCTTGGCTTTGAGAGTTCAGATGATGTTGAAGACTTAAAGGATGGAACGAATGAGAGCTGGGAAAGGTTTAAGGAGAAAGAGGGCGTGAAAAGGTATGCGAGTTCAAGGGTGAGTGAGTACCCTCCTCCCATTTCAAGCATAGGGAGGAGTGGAAAGCCTTGGGTTTGTTTCAAGTCTTACAGGAGTGAAGGGAGGTTTGTTCTCGAAGAGATAAGGATTCCCACGCACGAGTTCCTCCATGCTTGTAGAGAGGATGGAAGGTTGAAGCTGAATTTTGTTCACCCTGATGATGAACTTtcagaagaagaagatgctGATGTAGAAAGtatagatgaagaagaagaaaacatggGTGAAAAAAATGATGATTGTGTCATAGATcatgaaaatgaacaaaaagaGATAAGTGATTGGTCACTTACTTGA